Proteins found in one Haloferax litoreum genomic segment:
- a CDS encoding DNA topoisomerase I: MSRGPDLIITEKDNAARRIADILSGETASAERMNGVNVYKWGGKRCIGLSGHVVGVDFPPEYNDWRDVEPVELISAPVEKHPTQENIVAALRRLARRAGSVTIATDYDREGELIGKEAYELVREVNEDVPVDRVRFSSITKREVTEAFENPDDLDFDLAAAGEARQIIDLVWGAALTRFLSLSARQLGNDFISVGRVQGPTLKLIVDREREIEAFDPEDYWELFTNLTKDADGAAESFEAQYFYLDEDGTEAERVWDEAAAEEAYQTLLGVDAAEVTSVKRRTRTDKPPAPFNTTQFIRAAGSIGYSAQRAMSIAEDLYTAGYITYPRTDNTVYPDDLDPRELLGAFEGDRRFKEDAESLLEQEEIEPTEGDNETTDHPPIHPTGELPSASDLSDDEWDVYELVVRRFFATVAEDAVWEHLRVVAEAAGLSMKANGKRLLEAGYHEVYPYFNSTESFVPDVEEGESLAVTDTHLDAKQTQPPRRYGQSRLIETMEQMGIGTKATRHDVIQKLYDRGYIESDPPRPTRLARAVVEASEDFAKLIVSEEMTSQLESDMMAIARGEATLEDVTDESKEILQDVFEGLMESREELGKQLQDSLKADKTVGPCPDCGGDLVVRKSRRGSYFIGCDSYPDCTYTLPLPSTGKPLIMEETCDEHDLHHIKMLAGRKTFVHGCPLCKAEEADEEDDLVIGACPECGEEHGGELAIKRLRSGSRLVGCTRYPDCDYSLPLPRRGDIEVTDDSCDEHDLPELRITYDGDREPWELGCPICNFREYQAQQNGEGGSELESIKGIGAKTAEKLKDAGIEDVKTLKAAEPDDIAAKVEGIGADTVRKWQSAAD; this comes from the coding sequence ATGAGTCGTGGCCCCGACCTCATCATCACGGAGAAGGACAACGCCGCGAGACGTATCGCCGACATCTTGAGCGGCGAGACGGCCTCCGCAGAGCGAATGAACGGCGTGAACGTCTACAAGTGGGGCGGCAAGCGCTGTATCGGCCTCTCAGGTCACGTCGTCGGTGTCGACTTCCCTCCGGAGTACAACGACTGGCGTGACGTCGAACCGGTCGAACTCATCAGCGCTCCCGTCGAAAAACACCCCACGCAGGAGAACATCGTCGCCGCCCTCCGCCGACTCGCCCGCCGCGCCGGCAGTGTCACCATCGCCACAGACTACGACCGCGAAGGTGAACTCATCGGCAAGGAAGCGTACGAACTCGTCCGCGAGGTGAACGAAGACGTACCCGTCGACCGGGTTCGGTTCTCTTCCATCACGAAACGCGAAGTGACGGAGGCGTTCGAGAACCCCGACGACCTGGACTTCGACCTCGCCGCCGCCGGCGAAGCACGACAGATTATCGACCTCGTGTGGGGGGCCGCCCTCACGCGATTCCTCTCACTCTCGGCCCGGCAACTCGGCAACGACTTCATCTCCGTCGGCCGGGTGCAGGGGCCGACGCTGAAACTCATCGTCGACCGCGAACGCGAAATCGAGGCGTTCGACCCCGAGGACTACTGGGAACTGTTCACCAACCTGACGAAGGACGCCGACGGGGCCGCCGAATCCTTCGAGGCCCAGTACTTCTACCTCGACGAGGACGGAACCGAAGCGGAACGTGTCTGGGACGAAGCGGCCGCAGAGGAGGCCTATCAGACCCTCCTCGGCGTCGACGCCGCCGAGGTCACGTCCGTCAAGCGACGGACTCGCACGGACAAACCACCCGCGCCGTTCAATACGACGCAGTTCATCCGCGCCGCCGGGTCGATTGGCTACTCCGCCCAGCGAGCGATGAGTATCGCTGAAGACCTCTACACGGCAGGGTACATCACCTACCCACGTACGGACAACACCGTCTACCCGGACGACTTGGACCCGCGCGAACTCCTCGGTGCGTTCGAGGGTGACCGCCGCTTCAAGGAAGACGCCGAGTCCCTCCTCGAACAAGAGGAGATAGAACCGACCGAGGGCGACAACGAGACGACCGACCACCCGCCGATTCATCCGACTGGGGAACTCCCCTCCGCGTCGGACCTCTCGGACGACGAGTGGGACGTGTACGAACTCGTCGTCCGTCGGTTCTTCGCAACCGTCGCAGAAGACGCCGTGTGGGAACACCTCCGCGTCGTCGCCGAGGCCGCCGGTCTCTCGATGAAGGCGAACGGCAAACGCCTCCTCGAAGCGGGGTACCACGAGGTCTACCCGTACTTCAACTCCACCGAATCGTTCGTCCCCGACGTGGAAGAAGGCGAATCGCTCGCCGTCACCGACACACACCTCGACGCCAAGCAGACCCAACCGCCGCGTCGCTACGGGCAGTCGCGTCTCATCGAGACGATGGAGCAGATGGGCATCGGGACGAAAGCGACCCGCCACGACGTGATTCAGAAACTCTACGACCGCGGCTATATCGAGAGCGACCCGCCGCGTCCGACCCGCCTCGCGCGGGCCGTCGTGGAGGCGTCCGAAGACTTCGCGAAACTCATCGTGAGCGAGGAGATGACCTCCCAACTCGAATCCGACATGATGGCTATCGCCCGCGGCGAGGCCACGCTGGAGGACGTCACCGACGAGTCCAAGGAGATTCTTCAGGACGTGTTCGAGGGGCTGATGGAGTCCCGAGAAGAACTCGGAAAGCAACTCCAAGACTCGCTGAAGGCCGACAAGACGGTCGGCCCGTGCCCCGACTGCGGCGGTGACCTCGTCGTCCGCAAGAGTCGCCGTGGGTCGTACTTCATCGGGTGTGACTCCTATCCCGACTGTACGTACACCCTCCCCCTCCCGTCGACGGGGAAACCGCTCATCATGGAAGAGACGTGTGACGAACACGACCTGCACCACATCAAGATGCTCGCCGGGCGCAAGACGTTCGTCCACGGATGTCCGCTCTGCAAGGCCGAAGAGGCAGACGAGGAAGACGACTTGGTCATCGGCGCGTGCCCCGAGTGCGGTGAAGAACACGGGGGAGAACTCGCTATCAAGCGCCTCCGTTCCGGGTCTCGCCTCGTCGGGTGTACTCGCTACCCCGACTGCGACTACTCGCTTCCACTCCCGCGGCGGGGGGACATCGAAGTGACCGACGACTCGTGTGACGAACACGACCTACCGGAACTTCGCATCACCTACGACGGTGACCGCGAACCGTGGGAACTCGGCTGCCCCATCTGTAACTTCCGTGAGTACCAGGCCCAGCAGAACGGCGAAGGCGGGTCGGAGTTAGAGAGCATCAAGGGCATCGGTGCGAAGACCGCCGAGAAGTTGAAAGACGCCGGTATCGAGGACGTGAAGACGCTGAAGGCGGCCGAACCGGACGATATCGCCGCGAAAGTCGAGGGTATCGGTGCCGACACGGTCCGAAAGTGGCAGTCTGCCGCTGACTAA
- a CDS encoding phosphoglycerol geranylgeranyltransferase, translating to MSYPWEDWDHITKIDPDKDLVDGETFEDVCETGTDALEIGGTLDITEEKMERVIEATAKYDVPIYQEPSNPGVVIDDDRLDGYLIPTVFNASDSFWITGAHKEWVRIEDGLDWDRTHTEAYIVMNPDSSVAEYTEADTDQSAEDVASFARVAEKMFGQKIIYVEYSGTYGDPEKVAAAHDALDESTLFYGGGIHDYDSAYEMGQHSDVVIVGNLLHDKGVDAVRETVEGAKDASAELVDAE from the coding sequence ATGAGCTATCCGTGGGAAGACTGGGACCACATCACCAAAATCGACCCAGACAAGGACCTGGTGGACGGCGAGACGTTCGAAGACGTGTGTGAGACGGGCACCGACGCCCTCGAAATCGGGGGCACGCTCGATATCACCGAAGAGAAGATGGAACGCGTCATCGAGGCGACGGCGAAGTACGACGTGCCCATCTATCAGGAACCGTCGAACCCCGGCGTCGTCATCGACGACGACCGGCTAGACGGCTACCTCATCCCGACGGTGTTCAACGCGAGCGACTCGTTCTGGATTACCGGCGCGCACAAAGAGTGGGTCCGCATCGAAGACGGTCTCGACTGGGACCGTACCCACACCGAGGCGTACATCGTGATGAACCCCGACTCGTCGGTCGCCGAGTACACCGAGGCAGACACGGACCAGTCGGCCGAAGACGTGGCCTCGTTCGCCCGCGTCGCCGAGAAGATGTTCGGCCAGAAGATAATCTACGTCGAATACTCCGGCACCTACGGCGACCCCGAGAAGGTGGCCGCGGCCCACGACGCACTCGACGAGTCGACGCTGTTCTACGGCGGCGGCATCCACGACTACGACTCTGCCTACGAGATGGGCCAGCACTCCGACGTCGTCATCGTCGGCAACCTTCTGCACGACAAAGGCGTCGACGCGGTCCGTGAGACGGTCGAAGGCGCGAAAGACGCGTCTGCGGAACTCGTCGACGCAGAGTAA
- a CDS encoding DUF4013 domain-containing protein, translating to MDLSDLETAVALPFAADTSFDSVAIGVLVTLASFTTPLAGVLLAGYVARLVRAGSRDEATLSTFDGVLGMGVEGIRLSVVLVVLQLPAIAIAGAVLGSSSTPLTVFAAVADPRTLQYLGFSAFDVAGLVVAGLAALAGTYIGAAATVALAREQSLVAAVPVTRALVGDRAFFSVVSASALVVFGGRLLGFLVGTVPLVGVVLTAGVSFVTLVAAATLLGRGTNVVSKRALRPTHEPERDAVGSA from the coding sequence ATGGACCTGTCAGACCTCGAAACCGCCGTCGCACTCCCGTTCGCTGCGGACACCTCGTTCGATAGCGTCGCCATCGGCGTCCTCGTAACACTCGCATCGTTCACGACGCCGCTGGCCGGCGTTCTCCTCGCTGGCTACGTCGCCAGACTCGTCCGCGCCGGCAGTCGCGACGAGGCCACGCTCTCGACGTTCGACGGCGTTCTCGGCATGGGTGTCGAGGGGATACGCCTCTCGGTCGTTCTCGTCGTGCTCCAATTGCCAGCAATCGCCATCGCTGGCGCAGTCCTCGGTTCGTCGTCCACACCGCTCACGGTGTTCGCCGCTGTCGCCGACCCGCGAACACTCCAGTATCTGGGATTCTCTGCGTTTGACGTGGCCGGTCTCGTCGTCGCGGGACTCGCCGCACTCGCTGGGACGTACATCGGTGCCGCTGCGACGGTTGCGCTCGCCCGTGAGCAGTCTCTCGTCGCCGCCGTCCCCGTGACCCGTGCGCTCGTCGGTGACCGAGCGTTTTTCTCGGTCGTGTCCGCGTCGGCGCTCGTCGTCTTCGGCGGTCGACTGCTCGGGTTCCTCGTCGGGACGGTCCCTCTCGTCGGCGTCGTACTCACGGCGGGCGTGTCGTTCGTGACGCTCGTCGCGGCCGCGACGCTCCTCGGTCGTGGGACGAACGTCGTCTCGAAGCGTGCACTTCGGCCGACTCACGAACCGGAGAGAGACGCGGTCGGGTCGGCGTAA
- a CDS encoding cupin domain-containing protein: MGPDTTSPADETPNTPIAVCEQDLDWRETERGTRFAFRRKQLGAAAGGRDIGCSLYEVPPGKRPWPTHYHEGNEEAVYVLSGSGTLHTREGASTLALEPGAYVALPAGAEYVRQVENDGDEPLRYLALSTMNHPDVTVYPDSDKVGVFCGAAPGGDKDQRTLHDYFPRDAAVGYWDGEPTEDESTEGEPTEEE, encoded by the coding sequence ATGGGACCCGATACGACGTCGCCCGCAGACGAGACACCGAACACCCCGATTGCCGTCTGCGAACAGGACCTCGACTGGCGCGAGACCGAACGCGGCACCCGGTTCGCCTTCCGACGGAAACAACTCGGCGCGGCGGCAGGCGGGCGCGACATCGGGTGTTCGCTCTACGAAGTCCCGCCGGGCAAGCGCCCGTGGCCGACACACTATCACGAAGGAAACGAAGAGGCAGTGTACGTCCTCTCCGGGTCGGGGACGCTCCACACCCGCGAAGGCGCATCTACCCTCGCGCTCGAACCGGGGGCGTACGTCGCCCTGCCAGCGGGAGCGGAGTACGTCCGGCAGGTGGAGAACGACGGCGACGAACCGCTTCGGTACCTCGCCCTCTCGACGATGAACCACCCCGACGTGACCGTCTACCCCGACTCGGACAAAGTCGGTGTCTTCTGCGGTGCCGCACCCGGCGGCGACAAAGACCAGCGAACGCTCCACGACTACTTCCCGCGCGACGCCGCAGTCGGCTACTGGGACGGGGAACCGACTGAGGATGAATCGACCGAAGGTGAACCGACTGAAGAAGAGTAG
- the aspS gene encoding aspartate--tRNA(Asn) ligase — MRNRTYTADAEPGDTVTVAGWVHEIRDLGGIAFLILRDTTGKIQVKFEKDEMDDELVETGLGVHRESVITVTGDVAEEPRAPTGVEVTPESLDVVAEAEAQLPLDPSGKVDAELSTRLDNRTLDLRKDEVKAIFEIRAEVQRAVREKFRDLRATEINTPKIVATGTEGGTELFPITYFGKEAFMNQSPQLFKQLMVGSGLERVFEVGPIFRAEEHNTPRHLNEATSIDFESAFIDHTEAMDVCEAVVKAAYEAVEENCQDELEALDLAEEFEAPSGEFPRLTYEEAIQRINATGELDEQLVWGDDLPTEGEKALGDDVGEHYFITDWPSEIKPFYIKDHDDDETLSTGFDMMHPNMELVSGGQREHRYDHLVAGFEQQGLDPDAFEYYTKMFKYGMPPHAGFGLGGERLIMTMLGLENIREAVLFPRDRQRLSP, encoded by the coding sequence ATGCGAAACCGAACGTACACGGCCGACGCCGAGCCTGGCGACACGGTCACCGTCGCCGGCTGGGTACACGAGATTCGTGACCTCGGCGGCATCGCGTTCCTGATTCTCCGGGACACCACCGGCAAGATTCAGGTCAAATTCGAGAAGGACGAGATGGACGACGAACTCGTCGAGACGGGCCTCGGTGTCCACCGCGAGAGCGTCATCACCGTCACCGGTGACGTCGCAGAAGAACCCCGCGCACCGACGGGCGTCGAAGTCACACCCGAGAGCCTCGACGTCGTCGCGGAAGCCGAAGCGCAACTCCCCCTCGACCCCTCCGGGAAGGTCGACGCCGAACTCTCGACGCGCCTCGACAACCGCACGCTCGACCTGCGCAAGGACGAAGTGAAGGCCATCTTCGAGATTCGCGCCGAGGTCCAGCGCGCCGTCCGCGAGAAGTTCCGCGACCTCCGCGCTACCGAAATCAATACGCCGAAAATCGTCGCCACCGGGACCGAAGGCGGCACCGAACTCTTCCCCATCACGTACTTCGGCAAAGAGGCGTTCATGAACCAGTCGCCCCAGCTCTTCAAGCAGCTGATGGTCGGCTCTGGTCTCGAACGCGTCTTCGAAGTCGGCCCAATCTTCCGCGCAGAAGAACACAACACGCCGCGCCACCTCAACGAGGCGACCTCCATCGACTTCGAGTCGGCATTCATCGACCACACCGAAGCGATGGACGTGTGTGAGGCAGTCGTCAAGGCCGCCTACGAGGCTGTCGAAGAGAACTGCCAGGACGAACTCGAAGCGCTCGACCTCGCCGAGGAGTTCGAAGCGCCGTCCGGCGAGTTCCCGCGTCTCACCTACGAGGAGGCCATCCAGCGCATCAACGCGACGGGTGAACTCGACGAGCAACTCGTCTGGGGCGACGACCTGCCCACGGAAGGTGAGAAGGCGCTCGGCGACGACGTCGGCGAGCACTACTTCATCACCGACTGGCCGAGCGAAATCAAGCCGTTCTACATCAAGGACCACGACGACGACGAGACCCTCTCGACGGGCTTCGACATGATGCACCCGAACATGGAACTCGTCTCCGGTGGCCAGCGTGAACACCGCTACGACCACCTCGTCGCTGGCTTCGAACAGCAGGGCCTCGACCCCGACGCGTTCGAATACTACACGAAGATGTTCAAGTACGGCATGCCCCCGCACGCAGGCTTCGGCCTCGGCGGCGAGCGTCTCATCATGACGATGCTCGGACTGGAGAACATCCGCGAGGCCGTTCTGTTCCCGCGTGATCGCCAACGTCTGAGCCCTTAA
- a CDS encoding UPF0175 family protein, producing the protein MPSISARIPDDERDELEDVAELLGEDRSTVIRKALGEGLRELRVRVAIERYQSGDVSLNQAARLAGVSLGEWFEIARDRNLTSQLSPDEIEREADAALDL; encoded by the coding sequence ATGCCGTCTATCAGTGCTCGAATCCCCGACGACGAACGAGATGAACTGGAGGACGTGGCTGAACTGCTAGGCGAAGACCGGAGTACAGTGATACGGAAAGCGCTCGGAGAGGGTCTCCGCGAACTGCGGGTTCGCGTCGCTATCGAGCGATACCAATCTGGGGACGTTTCGCTCAATCAAGCGGCCCGTCTGGCGGGCGTGAGTTTGGGAGAGTGGTTCGAAATCGCCCGAGACAGAAACCTCACCTCGCAGTTGTCGCCCGATGAAATAGAACGTGAGGCGGACGCAGCACTCGACTTGTAG
- a CDS encoding SHOCT domain-containing protein, translating into MSERGRRRDRDERPMNIVDDEDDEGTPLEQIVAGVVMALTFLVGFGLLALGNPFFWIAFPVGFAGVLPAAIGLVRLYESRQTEEADEAQSGTEDALATLRRRYANGELTEEEFEEKVERLLETETVADARNAVSARRMREPEPDVESEQN; encoded by the coding sequence ATGAGTGAACGTGGTCGCCGGAGAGACCGAGACGAGCGACCGATGAATATCGTCGACGACGAAGACGACGAAGGAACCCCACTCGAACAAATCGTCGCCGGTGTCGTCATGGCCCTCACCTTCCTCGTCGGGTTCGGTCTCCTCGCACTCGGGAATCCATTTTTCTGGATTGCATTTCCCGTCGGTTTCGCCGGCGTCCTCCCGGCCGCTATCGGTCTCGTGAGGCTCTACGAGTCACGTCAGACCGAGGAAGCGGACGAAGCACAGTCAGGGACAGAAGACGCGTTGGCGACGCTTCGGCGACGCTACGCGAACGGGGAACTCACAGAAGAAGAGTTCGAAGAGAAGGTCGAGCGCCTGTTGGAGACCGAGACGGTCGCAGACGCCCGTAACGCGGTTTCGGCGCGTCGGATGCGCGAACCCGAACCCGACGTGGAGTCAGAACAGAACTGA
- a CDS encoding pantoate kinase has product MSDDATAFVPGHITGFFSAHPDDDPAVAGSRGAGVTLSDGVTVTVEPADKSVVTLDGEAVEMPPVTDVLGALGVTAVVRADSELPLGAGFGVSGAMALGSALAANAVFECGRSENELVTLAHEAEVRAGTGLGDVVAQARGGMPIRVDPGAPGHGRMDGIPARPHIEYVAFGGLSTADVLAGDTTTLTAAGETALDALLEEPTVGRFLSESRRFARDANLLTDRVETAIDDVRDADGDASMAMLGETVFAVGTGLSDAGYDPERCRIHPAGATLRSE; this is encoded by the coding sequence ATGAGCGACGACGCGACGGCTTTCGTCCCCGGTCACATTACGGGTTTCTTCAGCGCCCATCCCGACGACGACCCGGCAGTCGCAGGGTCGCGCGGCGCAGGTGTGACGCTCTCTGACGGCGTCACCGTCACCGTCGAACCGGCGGACAAATCGGTCGTCACCCTCGACGGCGAGGCTGTCGAGATGCCACCTGTCACCGACGTATTGGGTGCCCTCGGCGTGACCGCCGTGGTTCGCGCCGATAGCGAGTTACCCCTCGGTGCGGGGTTCGGCGTCTCAGGGGCGATGGCGCTCGGGTCGGCACTCGCGGCAAATGCCGTCTTCGAGTGTGGGCGGTCTGAGAACGAACTCGTCACGCTCGCCCACGAAGCGGAAGTCCGCGCAGGGACGGGACTCGGAGACGTCGTCGCACAGGCCCGCGGCGGCATGCCCATCCGTGTCGACCCCGGCGCACCGGGCCACGGTCGAATGGACGGTATCCCCGCGCGACCACACATCGAGTACGTCGCCTTCGGTGGCCTCTCGACAGCAGACGTGCTCGCAGGCGATACGACCACACTCACCGCCGCGGGCGAGACGGCACTCGACGCACTCCTCGAAGAACCGACCGTGGGACGCTTCCTCAGCGAATCCCGACGGTTCGCACGCGACGCGAATCTACTCACCGACCGTGTCGAGACAGCAATCGACGACGTGCGAGACGCCGACGGCGACGCGTCGATGGCGATGCTCGGTGAGACAGTCTTCGCCGTTGGAACCGGTCTTTCGGACGCTGGGTACGACCCCGAGCGGTGTCGCATCCACCCTGCCGGAGCGACACTGCGGAGTGAGTGA
- a CDS encoding 4-phosphopantoate--beta-alanine ligase, with protein sequence MSDIEIPESHPRYQSLLTRHRIEAGVEKGITSKQGLIAQGRGEAFDYLLGEQTIPSADEAARVAAASLLLADHPVISVNGNVAALCPKEIIELADAVDADIEVNLFNRTEERIQAIVEHLREHGADEVKGLTADGRIPGIDHERAKVDADGIESADVVVVPLEDGDRAEALGAMGKTEIVVDLNPMSRSAQVATIPIVDNIMRAVPNITAHARDLKDASRDELEAIVDAFDADEALAAAERAIRSGDE encoded by the coding sequence ATGAGCGACATCGAGATTCCAGAGAGTCACCCCCGATACCAGTCGCTTCTCACCCGTCACCGAATCGAAGCGGGCGTCGAGAAGGGCATCACGAGCAAGCAAGGCCTCATCGCGCAGGGTCGCGGCGAGGCGTTCGACTACCTCCTCGGCGAACAGACGATTCCGAGCGCGGACGAGGCGGCGCGCGTCGCTGCCGCGTCTCTCCTTCTGGCCGACCACCCCGTCATCTCCGTCAACGGAAACGTCGCCGCACTGTGCCCGAAGGAAATTATCGAACTCGCCGACGCCGTCGACGCAGATATCGAAGTGAACCTGTTCAACCGGACCGAAGAGCGCATTCAGGCTATCGTAGAGCACCTCCGCGAGCACGGTGCCGACGAGGTGAAAGGACTGACCGCCGACGGGCGGATTCCGGGCATCGACCACGAACGCGCCAAAGTCGACGCCGACGGCATCGAGAGCGCCGACGTAGTCGTCGTCCCACTCGAAGACGGTGACCGCGCCGAGGCCCTCGGCGCGATGGGCAAGACCGAAATCGTCGTCGACCTCAACCCGATGTCGCGGTCCGCGCAGGTCGCCACCATTCCCATCGTGGACAACATCATGCGCGCCGTTCCGAACATCACGGCCCACGCGAGAGACCTGAAAGACGCCTCACGCGACGAACTCGAAGCCATCGTCGACGCGTTCGACGCAGACGAGGCACTCGCGGCGGCCGAACGGGCGATTCGAAGCGGCGACGAGTGA
- a CDS encoding molybdopterin-dependent oxidoreductase, whose amino-acid sequence MAGRFVRALRRVEPPPRAVDWSILVLVLFEALSGVLSLGAGHPANGALFLFHGIAGLTLVALVGFKLYRVRHRVVDSRLHDGNTAASVLLAVVALAALGTGIAWVSGVEVRLGFWTLLNVHIGFGLLVVPILLVHLRSRFHTPRRADFEGRRRALQYGALLVFGAVASRATETVGALQGTTRRFTGSRPLPPGEGNSAFPVTSWVADDPDPIDTATWSLSVSGLVDRPRTLGVSALDPDEAQSVPRETQSVLLDCTSGWYTEQDWTGVRLGDVLDSADVHSSARWVTVRSVTGFRWSFPIEEAREMLLATHVGGEPLSHGHGAPLRLVAPNRRGFQWVKWIDSVEVRRRRDPAQWLAVLVSGFG is encoded by the coding sequence ATGGCTGGCCGTTTCGTCCGCGCGCTCAGACGAGTCGAACCGCCACCGCGAGCGGTCGACTGGTCTATTCTCGTCCTCGTACTGTTCGAGGCGCTCTCGGGTGTGTTGAGCCTTGGCGCTGGCCACCCCGCGAACGGGGCACTGTTTCTCTTCCACGGCATCGCGGGCCTGACGCTCGTGGCGCTCGTCGGGTTCAAACTGTATCGGGTTCGCCATCGCGTCGTCGACTCGCGTCTCCACGACGGGAATACGGCCGCCTCCGTCCTCCTCGCTGTCGTCGCACTCGCGGCGTTGGGGACTGGCATCGCGTGGGTCAGCGGCGTGGAGGTCCGACTCGGCTTTTGGACGCTCCTCAACGTCCACATCGGCTTTGGTCTCCTCGTCGTCCCGATTCTTCTCGTTCACCTTCGGTCGCGGTTCCACACGCCGCGTCGTGCCGACTTCGAGGGACGCCGGAGAGCGCTCCAGTACGGGGCACTCCTCGTCTTCGGCGCTGTCGCGTCCCGCGCGACAGAGACAGTCGGTGCGCTCCAAGGGACGACACGGCGATTCACCGGTTCTCGTCCGCTCCCTCCGGGTGAGGGAAACAGCGCGTTTCCGGTCACGAGTTGGGTCGCCGACGACCCAGACCCCATCGACACCGCGACGTGGTCGCTCTCGGTCAGTGGGTTGGTCGACCGACCGCGCACGCTCGGCGTCTCTGCCCTCGACCCAGACGAGGCGCAGTCGGTCCCACGGGAGACGCAGTCGGTTCTGCTCGATTGCACGAGCGGGTGGTACACAGAACAGGACTGGACCGGCGTCAGGCTCGGCGACGTACTCGACAGCGCCGATGTTCACTCGTCAGCGCGGTGGGTCACGGTTCGGTCGGTGACGGGCTTTCGGTGGTCGTTCCCTATCGAGGAGGCTCGTGAGATGCTCCTCGCCACGCACGTCGGCGGTGAACCGCTCTCGCACGGCCACGGCGCACCACTTCGTCTCGTCGCCCCGAACCGCCGCGGGTTCCAGTGGGTGAAGTGGATAGACTCGGTGGAGGTTCGCCGCCGACGCGACCCAGCGCAGTGGCTTGCGGTGTTGGTCAGTGGGTTTGGATGA
- a CDS encoding phosphotransferase family protein, whose amino-acid sequence MVNVPEAREVSEQTIADIVHSALPGWRLRTADPAERGFSSVYRVVVERDGSERELYLKSSPDGQTWGIPTEARIQAVLTAHTSIPVPEVLSVTDDHESHPTPYFLMRSVPGAEVPYERVGRFDDDVLQRLAREVGAYLGELHAVPAVDRFGHVRSDGPELACGRPSGDPETLTVRNPREDWPRYLRERVDGELDRHAESRFSDLTPELAQWFDARIENLDGPFEPVLGRNDHGLHNLLVDPDTGEVTAMLDWAYTLAVPAAFDFEFAVYLFSGAFLAGLPDVTDRRAMVREAMHAGYRTTAPERAEAVSTHEPVYEMLAMVRVMNDFHHLTLPEGTETAVAERIRADARMLSNR is encoded by the coding sequence ATGGTCAACGTCCCCGAGGCACGGGAGGTGTCCGAGCAGACGATAGCGGACATCGTCCACTCGGCGTTGCCGGGGTGGCGACTCCGGACGGCAGACCCGGCAGAGCGAGGGTTCTCTTCGGTCTATCGGGTCGTCGTCGAGCGCGATGGCTCGGAACGAGAACTGTACCTCAAGAGTTCGCCCGACGGCCAGACGTGGGGCATCCCAACCGAAGCGAGAATTCAGGCCGTCCTCACCGCACACACGTCCATTCCCGTCCCCGAGGTGCTCAGCGTCACCGACGACCACGAGTCCCACCCGACGCCGTACTTCCTCATGCGTTCGGTGCCCGGTGCAGAAGTTCCCTACGAGCGAGTCGGTCGGTTCGACGACGACGTACTCCAGCGACTCGCCCGAGAAGTAGGCGCGTACCTCGGTGAGTTACACGCCGTTCCAGCAGTCGACCGGTTCGGGCACGTCCGGTCCGACGGTCCCGAGTTGGCCTGCGGGCGACCCAGCGGAGACCCAGAAACGCTGACCGTCAGAAACCCACGGGAGGACTGGCCGAGGTATCTGCGAGAACGGGTCGACGGAGAACTCGACCGGCACGCAGAGAGCCGATTTTCGGACCTGACGCCCGAGTTAGCGCAGTGGTTCGACGCGAGAATCGAGAACCTCGACGGTCCGTTCGAGCCAGTCTTAGGCCGCAACGACCACGGGTTACACAACCTTCTCGTCGACCCCGACACGGGCGAAGTCACCGCGATGCTCGACTGGGCGTACACCCTCGCCGTCCCGGCAGCGTTCGACTTCGAGTTCGCCGTGTACCTCTTCAGTGGAGCGTTCCTCGCCGGACTCCCCGACGTTACAGACCGCCGTGCGATGGTCCGTGAGGCGATGCACGCCGGCTATCGGACGACTGCACCGGAGCGTGCCGAGGCAGTGTCGACGCACGAACCGGTCTACGAGATGCTCGCGATGGTCCGTGTCATGAACGACTTTCACCACTTGACGTTGCCGGAGGGGACCGAGACGGCGGTGGCAGAGCGAATCCGGGCAGATGCGCGGATGCTGTCGAATCGATAG